One genomic segment of Bombina bombina isolate aBomBom1 chromosome 4, aBomBom1.pri, whole genome shotgun sequence includes these proteins:
- the LOC128657893 gene encoding zinc finger protein OZF-like codes for MVAVERCKFRDCDNPCHGKKGDVSFSLTQNQRNAGNICSEYGKSLTQQTSLIAHQTIHIDKKTFSCSEFRKCFTQKPHLSTRQKINSGEKRFSCSECGKCFAQKSHLITHQKTHTGEKEFSCSECGKCFSLKSLLIRHQAFHTGEKPFSCSECKKCFTCKSYLITHQKIHTGVKTFSCSECQKGFTQKSQLINHQKIHTGEKAFSCPECEKSFTRKSNLIIHQKTHTGEKEFSCSECEKCFSLKSTLINHQKIHTGEKAFSCSHCGKCFTHKSSLVTHEKIHTREKAFSCSQCGKCFSLKSLLIVHQTTHTGEKPFSCSECGKCFNQKPNLITHQKLHTGEKRFLCSECGKCFTLKSTLITHQKIHTEEQAFICSECGEYFARQSLLIRHQAFHRGENPFSCSECGKCFTRKSYLITHQKIHTGEKAFSCSECEKCFTQKSHLITHQKIHTGEKAFSCSECEKCFTRKSNLIIHLKIHTGNNTDLQNVSV; via the exons ATGGTTGCTGTAGAAAGGT GTAAATTCAGAGACTGTGATAATCCTTGTCATGGCAAGAAGGGAGATGTTTCTTTCAGTCTTACTCAAAATCAAAGAAATGCTGGAAATATATGTTCTGAATATGGGAAATCTTTAACCCAGCAAACAAGTTTAATTGCACATCAGACAATTCATATAGACAagaaaacattttcatgttctgaatttaggaaatgttttactcagaaaccgCATCTTAGTACTCGACAGAAAATTAATTCAGGAGAGAAacgattttcatgttctgaatgtggaaaatgttttgctcagaaatcgcatcttattactcatcagaaaacccatacaggagagaaagaattttcatgttctgaatgtggaaaatgtttttctCTGAAATCACTTCTTATTAGGCATCAGGcatttcatacaggagagaaaccattcTCATGTTCTGAATGTAAGAAATGTTTTACTTGCAAATCATATCTTATTACTCATCAAAAAATCCATACAGGAGTAaaaacattttcatgttctgaatgtcaGAAaggttttactcagaaatcacagCTAATTAATcaccagaaaattcatacaggagagaaagcattttcttgtCCTGAATGTGAGAAaagttttactcggaaatcaaatcttattattcatcagaaaactcatacaggagagaaagaattttcatgttctgaatgtgaaaaatgtttttctctgaaatcaactcttattaatcATCAAaagattcatacaggagagaaagcattttcatgttctcattgtggaaaatgttttactcacaAATCAAGTCTTGTAACTCATGAGAAAATTCATACAAGAGAGAAAGCTTTTTCATGCTCtcagtgtggaaaatgtttttccCTGAAATCGCTACTTATTGTACATCAGacaactcatacaggagagaaaccattttcatgctctgaatgtgggaaatgttttaatcagAAACCAAatcttattactcatcagaaacttcatacaggagagaaaagaTTTTTATGTtcagaatgtggaaaatgttttaccctgaaatcaactcttattactcATCAAAAAATCCATACAGAAGAGCAAGCATttatatgttctgaatgtggggaatatTTTGCTCGGCAATCACTTCTTATTAGACATCAGGCATTTCATAGAGGAGAGAATCCAttctcatgttctgaatgtgggaaatgttttactcgcaAATCATatcttattactcatcagaaaattcatacaggtgaaaaagcattttcatgttctgaatgtgaaaaatgttttactcagaaatcacatcttattactcatcagaaaattcatacaggagagaaggcattttcatgttctgaatgcgaGAAATGTTTTACacggaaatcaaatcttattattcacctgaaaattcatacaggaaataATACTGATCTACAGAATGTGAGTGTTTAG